In the genome of Desulfovibrio desulfuricans, one region contains:
- a CDS encoding GntR family transcriptional regulator: MKQTNTKASSTAYEAIRSMIAQGQLSPGEELSERSLAESLQLGRTPVREAIKDLCREGVLMSVPLRGTFVQRLSVEDLKEIHEVRLALEGMAAKLAAEKGGSPELRACLAELQALPDGPELDTFEAQRIGWDFHKAIFQAAGNTRLAKLYADVRVQNSLAMQRVKNYDAERTRVVIKEHIAIGNAILDRNQTLAHQLVWDHLQKAMETKLRSLLAVLG, translated from the coding sequence ATGAAGCAGACAAACACCAAGGCATCTTCCACAGCGTATGAGGCCATCCGTTCCATGATCGCGCAGGGGCAGCTCAGCCCCGGCGAAGAACTGTCGGAACGCAGCCTGGCTGAAAGCCTGCAACTTGGGCGCACGCCAGTACGCGAGGCCATCAAGGATCTGTGCAGGGAGGGCGTTCTCATGAGCGTTCCTCTGCGGGGCACCTTTGTGCAGCGCCTGTCTGTGGAAGACCTGAAAGAAATCCACGAGGTGCGCCTGGCGCTCGAAGGCATGGCCGCCAAGCTGGCCGCAGAAAAAGGCGGCAGCCCTGAGCTGCGCGCCTGCCTTGCCGAGCTTCAGGCCCTGCCCGATGGGCCGGAGCTTGATACCTTTGAAGCGCAGCGCATCGGCTGGGACTTCCACAAAGCCATATTTCAGGCCGCTGGCAACACGCGGCTGGCAAAACTCTATGCAGACGTGCGCGTACAGAACTCCTTGGCCATGCAGCGCGTCAAAAATTACGATGCAGAACGGACACGCGTGGTGATCAAGGAACATATCGCCATTGGCAATGCCATTCTGGATCGCAATCAAACACTGGCTCACCAGCTTGTCTGGGATCATCTGCAAAAGGCCATGGAAACGAAACTGCGCTCACTGCTTGCAGTTCTCGGCTAA
- a CDS encoding TIGR01212 family radical SAM protein (This family includes YhcC from E. coli K-12, an uncharacterized radical SAM protein.), producing MQRWHTLAAYYNQRYGSRVQKIPLDAGASCPNRDGTLSFSGCMFCNANGSGSGRAKQGDSLLQQWNYWRSIYLRDDPNTRFIAYLQSFSNTYGPSERLQQLLQTVRQLPGCFGIAVGTRPDCLDDEKLDLLAALDCDLWLELGLQTVHDQTLARINRGHSAASAENAVRMAAARGIAVCAHLMAGLPGEDEGHFLQSLEWALSLPISGLKLHNVYVPKGTELARQYTAGQYHPLWRDEYVDLLCAALPRIPSHIVIHRLQSDPAPGELLAPAWATDKRGLLGDLRRALGARELWQGKFCDSPEVCPAVFLSAGGVSVDF from the coding sequence ATGCAGCGCTGGCATACTCTGGCCGCTTATTATAATCAACGCTACGGCAGCCGGGTGCAAAAAATTCCACTTGACGCCGGGGCCTCCTGCCCCAACCGCGACGGTACGCTTTCGTTTTCCGGCTGCATGTTTTGCAATGCCAATGGATCCGGCTCTGGCCGTGCAAAACAGGGCGATTCCCTACTGCAACAGTGGAATTACTGGCGCTCCATATATCTGCGGGACGACCCCAATACGCGCTTTATTGCATATCTGCAATCCTTCTCCAACACGTATGGGCCATCAGAACGCCTGCAACAACTGCTCCAAACCGTTCGGCAACTGCCCGGCTGTTTTGGAATAGCCGTAGGAACCCGCCCCGACTGTCTTGATGACGAAAAGCTCGACCTGCTCGCAGCCCTTGATTGCGACCTCTGGCTGGAATTGGGCCTGCAAACGGTCCATGACCAGACCCTTGCCCGCATTAACCGGGGCCATTCCGCAGCCAGCGCTGAAAATGCCGTGCGCATGGCTGCTGCGCGCGGTATTGCCGTATGCGCTCACCTCATGGCCGGTCTGCCCGGCGAAGATGAAGGACATTTTCTGCAAAGTCTGGAATGGGCGCTCTCCCTGCCGATAAGCGGGCTCAAACTGCACAACGTTTACGTGCCCAAGGGGACGGAACTTGCCCGCCAGTACACCGCAGGCCAGTACCACCCCCTCTGGCGCGATGAATATGTCGATCTTCTCTGCGCCGCCCTGCCGCGCATCCCTTCGCACATCGTCATTCACCGCCTCCAGAGCGACCCGGCCCCCGGTGAACTGCTGGCCCCGGCCTGGGCCACGGACAAACGCGGCCTTCTGGGAGATTTGCGGCGGGCGCTGGGGGCGAGGGAGTTGTGGCAAGGGAAGTTCTGCGACTCCCCCGAGGTGTGTCCGGCGGTCTTTTTGAGCGCTGGCGGCGTCAGTGTGGATTTTTGA
- a CDS encoding rod shape-determining protein → MSKILDFALGLFSNDLAIDLGTANTCVYVKGQGIVLREPSVVAVKKDPRGNNVVLAVGHDAKRMLGRTPGNIWAIRPMKDGVIADFEVTEAMLRHFIAKVHNSRRLVRPRIMICVPTGITQVEKRAVKESAQSAGAREVYLIEEPMAAAIGADLPIQEPTSNMVVDIGGGTTEVAVISLSGIVYSRSVRVGGDKMDEAIMTHVKRKYNMLIGESSAEEIKIKIASAYPLDPEQQIEVKGRDLVTGIPQNIIITSEEVRKAISEQVDSIVQAVRIALEQTPPELAADIVDRGIVLTGGGALLKGLDQLLREETSLPITVVDDPLSTVVVGTGKALDNLHILKEVCID, encoded by the coding sequence ATGTCCAAAATTCTGGATTTCGCACTAGGATTGTTTTCCAATGACCTGGCCATTGACCTTGGCACAGCCAACACCTGCGTTTATGTCAAGGGGCAGGGAATTGTGTTGCGCGAGCCCTCTGTGGTTGCGGTCAAAAAAGACCCGCGCGGCAACAATGTAGTTCTTGCCGTTGGGCACGATGCCAAGCGCATGCTGGGCAGAACCCCTGGCAACATCTGGGCTATCCGCCCCATGAAGGACGGCGTTATCGCCGACTTTGAAGTTACCGAGGCCATGCTGCGCCACTTTATCGCCAAGGTTCACAATTCGCGGCGTCTTGTGCGCCCGCGCATCATGATTTGCGTACCTACGGGCATCACCCAGGTGGAAAAGCGCGCCGTGAAAGAGTCGGCCCAGTCCGCTGGCGCACGTGAAGTGTACCTCATCGAAGAACCCATGGCAGCGGCCATCGGCGCGGATCTGCCCATTCAGGAACCCACCTCCAACATGGTGGTGGATATCGGCGGCGGCACCACTGAAGTGGCGGTCATCTCCCTTTCGGGCATTGTGTACTCGCGCTCTGTGCGCGTGGGCGGCGACAAGATGGACGAAGCCATCATGACCCACGTCAAGCGCAAGTATAACATGCTCATCGGCGAATCTTCCGCTGAAGAAATCAAGATCAAGATCGCATCCGCCTATCCGCTCGATCCGGAACAGCAGATCGAAGTCAAGGGACGCGACCTTGTGACGGGTATTCCGCAGAATATTATCATCACCTCTGAAGAAGTGCGCAAAGCCATTTCTGAACAGGTGGACAGTATTGTTCAGGCTGTGCGCATCGCCCTGGAACAGACCCCGCCGGAACTGGCGGCGGATATTGTGGACAGGGGCATTGTGCTCACGGGCGGCGGCGCGCTACTCAAGGGCCTTGACCAACTGCTGCGCGAAGAAACCTCGTTGCCCATTACTGTTGTGGACGATCCCTTGTCCACGGTTGTGGTGGGTACCGGCAAAGCGCTGGACAACCTGCACATTCTTAAAGAAGTGTGCATCGACTAG
- the mreC gene encoding rod shape-determining protein MreC, which translates to MTLRRLLLLAGILLILFLGMYSWNQRTRVLDDLAAKLGLEITGAVLTPVRSAQDAAENMWDRYFDLVGVREENEALKQKVDELEARLLANGEDLAELKRLRALVQLPVDQTWRPLGARVLSGRMGPNAVLDSITISRGYSTGGRPGTPLVTHLGLVGRVLKASAHSSIVLLLTDPSSRIAVFSQESRAPGILMGMGTGQKLEVNFVQRDAKVKPGEIIITSGLDGKYPKGIPVARVLRVAPSDYTQFMAIKAEPLVDLQHLEEVLLLESTGAPRPLEPSEAPKEFVGPPAPKSATP; encoded by the coding sequence GTGACACTGCGGCGTCTTCTCCTCCTCGCGGGCATTTTGCTCATCCTGTTTCTGGGCATGTATTCCTGGAATCAGCGCACGCGCGTTCTGGACGACCTGGCCGCGAAACTGGGGCTTGAAATCACCGGCGCGGTGCTCACGCCCGTTCGTTCGGCGCAGGACGCTGCGGAAAACATGTGGGATCGCTATTTTGACCTTGTGGGCGTGCGCGAAGAAAACGAAGCCCTCAAGCAAAAGGTGGACGAACTCGAAGCGCGCCTGCTTGCCAATGGCGAAGATCTGGCCGAGCTCAAACGCCTGCGCGCGCTGGTGCAACTGCCGGTAGACCAGACATGGCGTCCCCTTGGAGCCCGCGTTCTTTCCGGCCGCATGGGCCCCAACGCCGTTCTGGACAGCATCACCATCAGCCGGGGTTACAGCACGGGCGGGCGTCCGGGCACGCCGCTGGTCACGCACCTTGGCCTGGTTGGCCGCGTTCTCAAGGCCAGCGCCCACAGTTCCATTGTGTTGCTGCTCACTGATCCCAGCAGCCGCATAGCCGTTTTTTCGCAGGAAAGCCGGGCTCCCGGCATCCTCATGGGCATGGGCACGGGCCAAAAGCTTGAAGTCAACTTTGTGCAGCGCGATGCCAAGGTCAAGCCCGGCGAAATAATCATCACCTCCGGTCTGGACGGCAAGTACCCCAAGGGCATACCTGTGGCGCGCGTACTGCGCGTGGCTCCTTCGGACTACACCCAGTTCATGGCCATCAAGGCAGAACCGCTGGTTGACCTGCAACACCTTGAAGAAGTGCTGCTGCTCGAATCCACCGGCGCGCCCCGCCCGCTGGAACCCAGCGAAGCTCCCAAAGAATTCGTGGGCCCGCCCGCGCCCAAAAGCGCCACGCCATGA
- the mrdA gene encoding penicillin-binding protein 2, translated as MIRKTDNTSLLAHKDKAQHKGIRSWLKIQVESEGYQPPRAGAILLQVLVGLMFFVLVVRFWYLQVHRGEEFARQAQDNRLRIERIFAPRGRIMDDKGKVLADNRTAYGLSIVREDCHDIPATLAQISEWSGIPLQQVWDKFRQDRFKVKPFEPLLLITDIDFDLVARIESEIHEWPGLEIVVRTKRSYPEKELFAHILGYVAEANEQEMAADSALAMGDLVGKQGLELELEKQLRGRKGLYDVEVDAHARVLGKTLRDEPRGGHEIHLSLDAGLQKAAWDALGGEAGCIVVMEPDSGKLRALVTSPAYDNNLFAAGISQRDWDALRTNNRFPLQNRVIQSVYPPGSVWKLVMATMLLEKGVNPRESVFCPGQVKLGNQIFRCWKRGGHGSEDLVHALIDSCDVYFYQMGDRLGIDKLEEFAKACGFGRPTGIDLPHEKSGLVPSRDWKRRRFGRPWTRGETYNVSIGQGYTLVTPVQVAVFVSALLNGGDLLKPQLVDDATREVRGRVPAKPETLKFVVEAMRRTANGGTAKVVGRKDADMGGKTGTAQVVKLKMAAGDRRLKMSEMEYAQRDHAWIATWGVKDGKTYVVIVMVEHGGGGSSVAGPVARKVYDYLFGPDPNAPMIVLPAPTAAVDPTD; from the coding sequence ATGATCAGGAAAACTGACAATACCTCGCTGCTGGCGCACAAAGACAAGGCGCAGCATAAGGGCATTCGCTCCTGGCTCAAGATTCAGGTCGAGAGCGAGGGCTATCAGCCGCCGCGCGCGGGCGCAATCCTGCTTCAGGTTCTGGTGGGTCTGATGTTTTTTGTGCTTGTGGTGCGCTTCTGGTATTTGCAGGTGCACAGGGGTGAAGAGTTTGCGCGTCAGGCGCAGGACAACCGCCTGCGCATTGAGCGCATCTTTGCCCCGCGCGGGCGCATCATGGACGACAAGGGCAAGGTGCTGGCCGACAACCGCACCGCCTACGGCCTTTCCATCGTACGCGAAGACTGCCACGACATCCCGGCCACCCTGGCCCAGATAAGCGAATGGTCGGGCATTCCCCTCCAGCAGGTCTGGGACAAGTTCCGGCAGGACCGCTTCAAGGTCAAACCCTTTGAGCCTCTGCTGCTCATCACCGATATCGACTTTGACCTTGTGGCCCGCATTGAATCCGAGATTCACGAATGGCCGGGGCTTGAAATTGTGGTGCGCACCAAGCGCAGCTACCCCGAGAAAGAACTTTTCGCCCATATTCTTGGCTACGTTGCAGAAGCCAACGAGCAGGAAATGGCCGCGGACAGCGCCCTTGCCATGGGCGATCTGGTGGGCAAGCAAGGGCTGGAACTGGAGCTGGAAAAGCAGTTGCGGGGCCGCAAGGGATTGTACGATGTCGAGGTTGACGCCCACGCCCGGGTGCTTGGCAAGACCCTGCGCGATGAACCGCGCGGCGGGCACGAAATACATCTTTCGCTCGATGCGGGCCTGCAAAAGGCCGCCTGGGACGCCCTCGGCGGCGAGGCTGGCTGCATCGTGGTCATGGAGCCGGACAGCGGCAAACTGCGCGCGCTGGTGACATCCCCGGCCTACGACAACAATCTTTTTGCTGCGGGCATTTCGCAACGCGACTGGGACGCCCTGCGCACCAACAACCGCTTTCCCTTGCAGAACCGCGTTATCCAGAGCGTGTACCCCCCAGGTTCCGTATGGAAGCTGGTTATGGCCACCATGCTGCTTGAAAAGGGCGTTAACCCGCGCGAAAGCGTGTTCTGCCCCGGTCAGGTCAAGCTGGGCAACCAGATTTTCCGCTGCTGGAAGCGTGGCGGGCACGGCTCGGAAGACCTCGTGCACGCGCTCATCGACTCCTGCGACGTCTATTTCTACCAGATGGGCGACCGCCTGGGCATTGACAAGTTGGAAGAATTCGCCAAGGCTTGTGGATTCGGGCGGCCTACAGGCATTGATCTGCCGCACGAAAAATCGGGTCTTGTGCCTTCGCGCGACTGGAAACGGCGGCGTTTTGGTCGCCCGTGGACACGCGGTGAAACCTACAACGTGTCCATCGGCCAGGGCTACACCCTGGTGACACCGGTGCAGGTAGCAGTATTTGTTTCGGCCCTGCTCAACGGCGGCGATCTGCTCAAGCCCCAGCTTGTGGATGACGCCACCCGCGAAGTGCGCGGGCGCGTACCCGCCAAGCCTGAAACGCTCAAGTTTGTGGTGGAGGCCATGCGCCGCACTGCCAACGGCGGCACAGCCAAGGTTGTGGGCCGCAAGGATGCCGACATGGGCGGTAAAACAGGCACGGCGCAGGTGGTCAAACTCAAGATGGCCGCGGGCGACCGCCGCCTGAAAATGTCAGAAATGGAATACGCCCAGCGTGACCACGCCTGGATTGCCACCTGGGGTGTTAAAGACGGCAAAACCTACGTGGTTATTGTCATGGTAGAACACGGCGGCGGCGGTTCAAGTGTGGCTGGCCCTGTGGCCCGCAAGGTTTACGACTATCTTTTCGGGCCTGACCCCAACGCGCCCATGATCGTGTTGCCCGCCCCAACCGCAGCCGTAGACCCCACGGACTAG
- the rodA gene encoding rod shape-determining protein RodA encodes MDNRLFSYINWGLLACMLLLYLVGVGNLYSASGTRVESGLAFNSFYQRQLIWGLCGVVCMLLAMVFDYRQLRNLAWPFFLITVFLLLLVPIAGKTVYGAKRWISLGFMSLQPSEMAKLSVLVLVARLLARDSRPLGWKNFCSVLCVGLIPCGLIIVQPDLGTTLLILLIMGGMILFHGLKGYVLKTCLLVAPAAVAFMWFVGMHDYQRQRILTFLDPGNDPRGTGYHIIQSRIAIGSGELWGKGFREGTQSQLRFLPERHSDFAVAVFGEEWGFVGCVALVTLFCLFLLSIFSTAVQAKDRFGSTLVVGVFFYFFWQIFINMGMVIGLMPVVGIPLPFISYGGSATVVNFTLLGIVLNVSMRRFMFKS; translated from the coding sequence ATGGATAATCGCCTTTTCAGCTATATCAACTGGGGCCTTCTGGCCTGTATGCTGCTGCTCTATCTTGTGGGCGTGGGCAACCTGTATTCCGCCAGCGGTACGCGCGTGGAATCTGGCCTGGCATTCAATTCCTTTTATCAGCGCCAGCTGATCTGGGGCCTGTGCGGCGTGGTATGCATGCTGCTGGCAATGGTTTTTGACTACCGCCAGTTGCGCAACCTTGCCTGGCCTTTCTTTCTCATAACCGTCTTTCTTCTGCTGCTGGTGCCCATTGCGGGCAAAACAGTCTACGGTGCCAAGCGCTGGATTTCGCTGGGTTTCATGAGCTTGCAGCCTTCAGAAATGGCCAAGCTTTCCGTGCTGGTTCTGGTGGCGCGCCTGCTGGCGCGCGACAGCCGCCCCCTGGGCTGGAAAAATTTTTGCAGCGTGCTTTGCGTGGGCCTTATTCCTTGCGGGCTTATCATCGTTCAGCCCGATCTGGGCACTACCCTGCTCATATTGCTGATCATGGGCGGCATGATCCTGTTCCACGGGCTTAAGGGCTACGTGCTCAAAACATGCCTGCTGGTAGCGCCAGCCGCTGTGGCCTTCATGTGGTTTGTGGGTATGCACGATTACCAGCGCCAGCGCATCCTGACGTTTCTGGACCCCGGCAACGACCCGCGCGGCACAGGGTATCACATCATCCAGTCGCGCATTGCCATTGGATCGGGCGAATTGTGGGGCAAGGGTTTTCGCGAAGGCACGCAGAGCCAGTTGCGCTTTCTGCCCGAACGCCACTCCGACTTTGCCGTGGCTGTTTTTGGCGAGGAATGGGGTTTTGTGGGCTGCGTGGCTCTGGTCACGCTGTTCTGCCTGTTTTTGCTTTCCATCTTCTCAACCGCAGTTCAGGCCAAGGATCGCTTTGGCAGTACCCTGGTGGTTGGGGTGTTTTTTTACTTTTTCTGGCAGATTTTTATCAACATGGGCATGGTCATAGGCCTCATGCCGGTGGTGGGCATTCCCTTGCCCTTCATCAGCTACGGCGGCAGCGCCACGGTGGTCAACTTCACACTGCTTGGCATTGTACTCAACGTGTCCATGCGACGTTTCATGTTTAAAAGCTAA
- a CDS encoding bactofilin family protein, with amino-acid sequence MAKDEIAYLGSDTVYEGKLNFKGTVRIEGRYTGEIVSDGTLNVGKDAQVQGTLDVGELLLSGHFTGDVTAKRRIVVYSSGVLEGQVVTPNLLTEEGGIIEGQISMKAPVKPKA; translated from the coding sequence GTGGCAAAGGACGAAATAGCGTACCTCGGCTCCGATACCGTCTATGAAGGCAAGCTCAACTTCAAGGGCACTGTGCGCATTGAAGGCCGCTATACTGGCGAAATTGTCAGTGACGGTACGCTCAACGTGGGCAAGGATGCTCAGGTGCAGGGCACCCTTGATGTGGGTGAACTGCTGCTTTCCGGCCACTTCACCGGCGATGTGACGGCCAAACGCCGCATCGTGGTTTACAGCTCCGGGGTGCTCGAAGGTCAGGTTGTCACGCCCAATCTGCTTACGGAAGAAGGCGGCATCATTGAAGGCCAGATCAGCATGAAGGCCCCGGTCAAGCCCAAGGCTTAA
- a CDS encoding GAF domain-containing protein yields MAHDYFRALRDVALVINSSLEPREVLHKITEQTAVTMGCKASTIRLLDSTGRFLLPSAAHGLSSTYMRKGPVEVKRSGLDGEVLSGKTIHLKDATADGRFQYPESAKAEGLVSVLSSPLMADGKAIGLIRVYSDVEREFSADEETFMEAVAAISALAIENSRLHEALRNNYELMAKHAYSLYED; encoded by the coding sequence ATGGCACACGATTATTTCCGTGCGCTCAGGGATGTGGCGCTGGTTATCAACTCCAGCCTTGAGCCCCGCGAAGTTCTGCACAAAATCACCGAGCAAACCGCCGTTACCATGGGCTGCAAAGCAAGCACCATCCGTCTGCTGGACAGCACCGGACGCTTCTTGCTGCCCAGCGCCGCCCACGGCCTTTCCTCCACCTACATGCGTAAAGGCCCGGTGGAAGTGAAACGCAGCGGCCTTGACGGCGAAGTGCTTTCCGGCAAGACCATTCACCTTAAGGACGCCACCGCCGACGGGCGTTTTCAGTACCCGGAATCGGCCAAGGCCGAAGGCCTTGTTTCCGTGCTGTCCTCCCCCCTCATGGCTGACGGCAAAGCCATTGGCCTCATCCGCGTGTACTCCGACGTGGAGCGCGAATTCAGCGCCGACGAGGAAACCTTCATGGAAGCCGTGGCTGCCATTTCGGCGCTGGCCATTGAAAACTCCCGCCTGCATGAAGCCCTGCGCAACAATTACGAGCTGATGGCCAAACACGCCTACTCTCTCTACGAAGACTAG
- the gap gene encoding type I glyceraldehyde-3-phosphate dehydrogenase has protein sequence MSRIKVGINGFGRIGRQVFRALHQSYRDKVEVVAINDLFDAESNFHLLEYDSVYGRANLDAKVNGQDATVGDWNIHCFAERDPKQLTWGAHDVDIVVESTGIFRSATQAAVHIENGAKKVIITAPAKDEDITIVMGVNHEQYDPAKHHVVSNASCTTNCLAPVALVLQRKFGIQMGNMTTIHAYTNDQRILDMAHKDPRRARAAACNIIPTSTGAAQAVAKVIPELKGKFTGYSLRVPTPTVSVVDFSGILEKSTDTESLLGELKEASETYLKGILAYNEKPLVSMDFKGDPHSSILEAPYTTVQEGRLVKIVAWYDNEWGYSNRVCDLACLMGAKGF, from the coding sequence ATGAGCAGAATCAAAGTAGGCATCAACGGCTTTGGCCGTATTGGGCGGCAGGTTTTCCGCGCCCTGCACCAGAGCTACCGCGACAAAGTGGAAGTGGTTGCCATCAACGACCTGTTTGACGCGGAATCCAATTTCCACCTGCTGGAATACGATTCCGTCTATGGACGTGCCAACCTTGACGCCAAGGTCAACGGTCAGGACGCCACAGTAGGCGACTGGAACATCCACTGCTTTGCAGAGCGCGACCCCAAGCAGCTTACCTGGGGCGCGCATGATGTTGACATCGTGGTGGAAAGCACGGGCATCTTCCGCTCTGCCACCCAGGCGGCCGTGCATATTGAAAACGGCGCAAAAAAGGTCATCATCACCGCCCCCGCCAAGGACGAAGACATCACCATCGTCATGGGCGTGAACCACGAGCAGTACGACCCGGCCAAGCACCACGTCGTGTCCAACGCCTCGTGCACCACCAACTGCCTTGCCCCGGTGGCTCTTGTGTTGCAGCGCAAATTCGGCATCCAGATGGGCAACATGACCACCATCCATGCCTATACCAACGACCAGCGAATTCTCGACATGGCCCACAAGGACCCGCGTCGCGCCCGCGCCGCCGCCTGCAACATCATCCCCACCTCCACCGGCGCGGCTCAGGCAGTAGCCAAGGTTATTCCCGAACTCAAGGGCAAGTTCACGGGCTATTCGCTGCGTGTGCCCACGCCCACGGTTTCGGTTGTGGACTTTTCGGGCATTCTGGAAAAATCCACCGACACCGAAAGCCTGCTCGGCGAACTCAAGGAAGCTTCGGAAACCTACCTCAAGGGCATTCTGGCTTACAACGAAAAACCCCTGGTCTCCATGGACTTCAAGGGCGACCCGCATTCTTCCATTCTTGAAGCCCCCTACACCACCGTGCAGGAAGGCCGCCTTGTCAAGATTGTGGCCTGGTACGACAACGAATGGGGCTATTCCAACCGCGTGTGCGACCTCGCCTGCCTCATGGGGGCCAAGGGCTTCTAG
- the fumC gene encoding class II fumarate hydratase encodes MGSTAQKEPSVLDLPVGIDAAGEREEFDSMGQVMVPANRYWGAQTQRSLEHFSIGDDKMPLEICRALCLIKKASAQVNARMGRLPGWKAQAIDRAAQEGMDGLLDEHFPLYVWQTGSGTQTNMNVNEVLSNRAIQLLGGVMGSQKPVGPNDDVNMSQSSNDAFPTAMHLAAVQSCDARLLPEVEALADAVERKAVQWMDVVKIGRTHLQDAVPLSVGQEWSGYAAQLRACVADIQTAREGLYPLALGGTAVGTGLNAPKGFSMAVAEELASITGKPFVTAPNKFMALASQDAIVRFSAALRGLAVALVKIANDMRWLAAGPRCGLGELQLPENEPGSSIMPGKINPTQCEALIMIAIQVMGNDSAVAIAGSQGNFELNVMRPVAIKNVLQSINILGDGCRKFREHSVEGTRLNRAKIDSFVNNSLMLVTALSPVIGYQQAAKIAEKASAEGLTLRQAALELGSVTAEQFDNIVRPETMIGNGLAGA; translated from the coding sequence GTGGGCAGTACAGCACAAAAAGAACCCTCTGTTCTTGATCTTCCTGTGGGCATAGACGCCGCTGGAGAACGCGAAGAATTTGACAGCATGGGGCAGGTCATGGTGCCTGCCAACCGTTACTGGGGTGCGCAGACGCAGCGCTCGCTCGAACATTTTTCCATTGGCGACGACAAGATGCCGCTGGAAATCTGCCGCGCCCTCTGCCTGATCAAAAAGGCCAGCGCACAGGTCAACGCCCGCATGGGGCGGCTGCCCGGCTGGAAGGCACAGGCCATTGACCGCGCTGCGCAGGAAGGCATGGACGGCCTGCTGGACGAACATTTTCCCCTCTATGTGTGGCAGACTGGTTCCGGCACCCAGACCAACATGAATGTGAACGAGGTGCTGTCCAACCGCGCCATCCAGTTGCTCGGCGGCGTCATGGGCAGTCAGAAACCCGTTGGCCCCAATGATGATGTGAACATGAGCCAGTCGTCCAACGACGCCTTTCCTACGGCCATGCATCTGGCTGCTGTGCAGAGCTGCGATGCGCGTCTGCTGCCGGAGGTGGAAGCCCTGGCCGATGCAGTGGAACGCAAGGCCGTGCAGTGGATGGACGTGGTCAAGATTGGCCGCACCCACTTGCAGGATGCAGTGCCCCTCAGCGTGGGGCAGGAATGGTCTGGCTATGCCGCCCAACTGCGGGCCTGCGTTGCGGACATCCAGACCGCCCGCGAGGGACTCTACCCCCTGGCTCTGGGCGGCACCGCCGTGGGCACCGGGCTGAACGCGCCAAAGGGCTTCAGCATGGCAGTTGCGGAAGAACTGGCGAGCATCACGGGCAAGCCCTTTGTCACAGCGCCCAACAAGTTCATGGCCCTTGCCTCCCAGGACGCCATTGTGCGCTTCAGCGCCGCCCTGCGGGGGCTGGCCGTGGCTCTGGTCAAAATAGCCAACGACATGCGCTGGCTGGCGGCTGGCCCGCGCTGCGGGCTGGGCGAACTGCAATTGCCGGAAAACGAACCCGGCTCGTCCATCATGCCCGGCAAGATCAACCCCACCCAGTGCGAGGCCCTGATCATGATCGCCATACAGGTCATGGGCAACGACAGCGCCGTGGCCATTGCGGGCAGCCAGGGCAATTTTGAACTCAATGTCATGCGCCCCGTAGCCATCAAAAACGTGCTGCAATCCATAAATATTCTGGGCGACGGCTGCCGCAAGTTCAGGGAACATTCCGTTGAAGGCACAAGGCTCAACAGGGCGAAAATTGATTCGTTCGTCAATAATTCCCTGATGCTGGTCACGGCGCTTTCGCCCGTCATCGGCTACCAGCAGGCGGCAAAAATTGCAGAAAAGGCCTCGGCGGAGGGGCTCACCCTCAGGCAGGCGGCGCTGGAGCTGGGAAGCGTGACCGCGGAACAGTTTGACAACATCGTGCGGCCCGAAACCATGATCGGTAATGGGCTGGCTGGGGCGTAG